The DNA region ATTTACTTTCCGTTACTATGTACATCATTGCTTTTTTGTCATCAAACTTATAGTGTTTAATGAAAATTTCTTGATTGGACTCGGTGAGTATGATGAAGAGGACAACATCAAATGTATCTGTAAGAGGTTTGCTAAAATAGGATTTTTCTACCCCCAAAATCCCTAATGTTTCAGGATTGCTTGCTTTTTCCTGATAAATTGAACGAAGGATGTCTTCCATATACAATTCCTCCAAAAATAGTTTTGTTGTTCTTGTCTTTTTTCGACAAAGATAGAAAAAATCCTTCCCCATTCTTCGACAACAATGATTTATTCATACGTTTATAGTGAGAAATATGTTATAGTTTTGTTTTAGGAGGGACTGAAATGGCCAAAAAATATAAAAATAAAATAAATCGAATCCGCACATTTGCACTCAGCTTAATATTTATCGGATTTGTTATTATGTATTTAGGAATTTTCTTTAGAAATCATCCGCTTGTTATGACCATTTTCATGCTTCTTGGGCTATTGTCAATTATTGCAAGTACAGTCGTATATTTTTGGATCGGGATGCTTTCGACAAAAGCAGTTCAAGTTGTTTGTCCTAGTTGTGGAAAACCCACCAAAATGCTTGGTAGAGTTGATATGTGTATGCATTGTCGCGAACCTCTGACATTGGATCGCAGCCTTGAAGGAGAAGAGTTTACTGAGGAGTACAATAGCAAAAAGAAACATTAAAAAAAGAATTGTTCATTTCGAACAATTCTTTTTTTAATGTGTTAATTCCTTTTTAGCACTACATTCTGGGCATGTTCCGTATACTTCCATACGATGGTGACTGATTTTAAAGCCCGTTACATGTGATGCTAATTGTTCCACTTCGTCTAATCCAGGATAATGGAAGTCTACGATTTTGCCGCAATCTTCACAAATAACATGATAATGTTCAGTTGTAACAAAATCAAAGCGACTCGAAGAATCACCATATGTTAATTCTTTAACTAAGCCAACTTCACGAAATACTCGTAAGTTATTATATACTGTTGCCACACTCATATTTGGAAATTTCCCTTCAAGTGCCTTATAAATATCATCAGCAGTTGGGTGTGACATCGAGTCAATCAAGTATTCAAGTATTGCATGACGTTGAGGCGTTATACGGACTCCCGTATCCTTTAGAGTATCTATTGCTTCTTTCAAATGATCTTGGGACATCGTCATGCACCTCACTTATACAAAAGGTATTATTATATTATAATCTTTATAATTAGTGTACTAATGAAATGGTGATTTTGTCAATGTAACAATTTGAAATCGCCTCATTTTCATTGATTTGACAAATTTTTTACTGATGAAGAGTGTCTTCCTTTTCTCCTAATTGATGATTGACAAATCGAGCTGTGACAAATAGAAAGTCTGACAGGCGATTTAAATAAGAAATAACTAAAGGATTAACTTCTTCAATGGCCACTGCATTTCTTTCAGCTCTTCTAACAACAGTCCGAGCTGAATGGAAAGCGGCTCCAGCGGGATGACCTCCTGGTAAAATAAAATTAGATAGTGGATCTAACTTCTCATCCCAACGATCCATCACTCTTTCAAGTTTCTGCACATGCCCCTCTTCTAGTTTCCATCTAACATCCTTTCCAGGAGGTGTGGCCAATTCAGCTCCAACATGAAAAAGCTCCGTTTGGATTTCATGAAATACAGAGTTCATTTCTTCTTTTCCTTCAAAATCGGTATCTTTTAGAAAGCTTAAAGCTAAACCGATCAAAGAATTTGCCTCATCACATGTCCCATATGCTTCAACTCGTATGTCCGTTTTGGATACACGTTGCCCGTAAACTAAAGAAGTTGTTCCTTTATCGCCTGTTTTTGTATAAATTTTCAACATCAATACCCCTTTTCTACATCGATTAGATTTAAAAAGTCATCTTTTTTATGAAGATATGCATTTAAATTATGTAAAAAAATATCAAACGCTCGAGGTAAATAGTTTTTCGTAATACTAGAAATATGCGGTGTAACGGTCAAATTCGGCATTTTCCAAAAAGGGTGGTCTTTTGACAATGGCTCTGTTTCAAATACATCAATGTAGGCATGTTCAATTTGCCCCTCTTTCAAAGCCTGATGTAACACTCTCTCGCGAACGAGATCCCCACGACCAATGTTGATAAACACAGCCGTTTCTTTCATTATATGAAAATGTTCCTCAGTTAAAACATATTTTGTTTCCTTAGTACTCGGAAGCACAGAAACAATAAAGTCTGCTGTTTGAAGAGGTTCTTTCATGTGGTCAAGTTGATAAATTCCGGAGAAAAACTCGACCTGTCTGCCACTACGATTAACCCCCATAACATCCATTCGAAATGCTTGTGAAAGTCTTGCTATTTCACTTCCAATAGCTCCCGTCCCTAATATAAGGAGACGCTTACCTGCAAGTTCTTGTAAAGGTAGTTTTTTATTCCATGTAGCATTTTGCTCTAAATGAGCGAGCTCTGGAAATCGCTTTACATGGCTCAGCATTAATCCTAATGTGAATTCTGCCATCGGGATTTTATGGATTCCCCTGGCATTCGTAACGAATATTTGTTTTTTATGTATCGCTTCAAATGGCATTTTTTCCAAACCAGCAGAGGCAACCATAATCCATTTTAGTTGGGAGCATTCATCAATATGTTTGGATGTTAGATCCTCACCATATGTAACTAAAATTTCAGCTTTTTGTAATTCTTCTGCCTCCCCTATAGTTTTATAGAAGGAAAAATCACATTGAGGAAACTTCTTCAATAATTGTTCCCTTAAATAAGTAGGGGGTCGGAATGTAAAAAGAATCTTCACCATGACACCTTCCTTTGTCTTTTTGTTGTTTTGTTTTCGTGAACTTTTTCGCATGGAAACATGAAGTGAAACTTTCCTTGAATCTTTGCCGCTCATTGGAGTGAGAAGCATTCATCGATTGCTCGGGTAAAATATACCCCAACCTCCAAAACAATGATCCTTTAATAAATTTTTTTACTACTATCATATCACCTTTTTTGGCAATTAAGGAAAAAAGCTGCTGAAACAAAATGTCCACAGTTCTAAATTTTATAGTACGCTAAACAGCAAAAAAAGAAGGGCCGTGCAACGACCCTTATCAAAGTGGCTTATATGAGGAGGTATGCCCTACTATACTGTATGTTTTCACATAAGAATTGAGTGGACAAAAGTCCTTTTTGAATGAAATAGGCTTTTCAATTCGTTAATTCATTCATTCGCCTAGTTCTTCTTGTATAAATGTAAGGGCTTCATCGACATGGCCTTTCACTTTTACCTTGCGCCATTCTTTTACCAATTTCCCTTCTTGATCAATTACAAATGTGGATCGTTCAATCCCCATATATTCCTTTCCAAAATTCTTCTTCAATTTCCACACATCAAATAGTTCACAAACTTGATGTTCTTCATCAGCTAGAAGAATAAATGGTAACTCATATTTATCTATAAATTTTTTATGACGTTTTAAAGGATCTGTACTTACTCCTAGAATAACGGTATTTAAGTCAGAAAACGACTGATGGTTTTCTTTGAAATCGCAAGCTTCCGTTGTACATCCTGGTGTCATATCTTTTGGATAAAAATATAGGACGACATTCTTTCCTTTAAAATCTGAAAGTTTTACCTGTTCACCATTGCTTGCTGGAAGCTCAAAGTCAGGTGCTTGTTCACCGATTTGAATGGCCATTAAAATTTCCTCCTTTATCATTCCTTCTAGTTTTTAGCGTAGCGAATTACTTGTTCACTTGCAAATTTTCAGCTTTTTTTCCCTAATTCCCAATCACTTACAAT from Oikeobacillus pervagus includes:
- a CDS encoding YgzB family protein, with protein sequence MAKKYKNKINRIRTFALSLIFIGFVIMYLGIFFRNHPLVMTIFMLLGLLSIIASTVVYFWIGMLSTKAVQVVCPSCGKPTKMLGRVDMCMHCREPLTLDRSLEGEEFTEEYNSKKKH
- the bcp gene encoding thioredoxin-dependent thiol peroxidase, which codes for MAIQIGEQAPDFELPASNGEQVKLSDFKGKNVVLYFYPKDMTPGCTTEACDFKENHQSFSDLNTVILGVSTDPLKRHKKFIDKYELPFILLADEEHQVCELFDVWKLKKNFGKEYMGIERSTFVIDQEGKLVKEWRKVKVKGHVDEALTFIQEELGE
- a CDS encoding D-2-hydroxyacid dehydrogenase yields the protein MVKILFTFRPPTYLREQLLKKFPQCDFSFYKTIGEAEELQKAEILVTYGEDLTSKHIDECSQLKWIMVASAGLEKMPFEAIHKKQIFVTNARGIHKIPMAEFTLGLMLSHVKRFPELAHLEQNATWNKKLPLQELAGKRLLILGTGAIGSEIARLSQAFRMDVMGVNRSGRQVEFFSGIYQLDHMKEPLQTADFIVSVLPSTKETKYVLTEEHFHIMKETAVFINIGRGDLVRERVLHQALKEGQIEHAYIDVFETEPLSKDHPFWKMPNLTVTPHISSITKNYLPRAFDIFLHNLNAYLHKKDDFLNLIDVEKGY
- a CDS encoding cob(I)yrinic acid a,c-diamide adenosyltransferase, with translation MKIYTKTGDKGTTSLVYGQRVSKTDIRVEAYGTCDEANSLIGLALSFLKDTDFEGKEEMNSVFHEIQTELFHVGAELATPPGKDVRWKLEEGHVQKLERVMDRWDEKLDPLSNFILPGGHPAGAAFHSARTVVRRAERNAVAIEEVNPLVISYLNRLSDFLFVTARFVNHQLGEKEDTLHQ
- the perR gene encoding peroxide-responsive transcriptional repressor PerR, with protein sequence MSQDHLKEAIDTLKDTGVRITPQRHAILEYLIDSMSHPTADDIYKALEGKFPNMSVATVYNNLRVFREVGLVKELTYGDSSSRFDFVTTEHYHVICEDCGKIVDFHYPGLDEVEQLASHVTGFKISHHRMEVYGTCPECSAKKELTH